In Pseudomonas nunensis, a single window of DNA contains:
- a CDS encoding DNA topoisomerase IB — MPDSALIDVLPPDLHYVDDTQPGITRKKLRGKFCYFDPAGQRITDPDEIKRINALAVPPAYIDVWISADPRGHLQATGRDARGRKQYRYHARWREVRDADKYSRLRDFGLALPKLRKQLEALLEAPGFSRDKVMATVITLLDATLIRVGNTQYARDNRSYGLTTLRNRHVEVNGSAILFQFRGKSGVEHQITVKDRRLARIIKRCLEIPGQNLFQYLDENGERHTVTSSDVNAYLQTLTGADFTAKDYRTWAGSALALAVLRELHWEPESDAKRHVVEMVKNVAKQLGNTPAVCRKCYIHPAVLDGFLLGALAELPRPRVRKGLRAEEVGLAIFLEKMVAAAEKS; from the coding sequence ATGCCCGATTCCGCGCTGATCGATGTGTTGCCGCCCGACCTGCATTACGTCGATGACACCCAGCCCGGCATTACCCGCAAGAAACTGCGCGGCAAGTTCTGTTATTTCGATCCGGCGGGCCAGCGCATCACCGATCCCGACGAAATCAAGCGCATCAACGCTCTTGCGGTGCCACCGGCCTACATCGACGTGTGGATCAGCGCCGACCCGCGCGGCCATCTGCAAGCCACCGGCCGCGATGCCCGGGGCCGCAAGCAATACCGTTATCACGCACGCTGGCGCGAAGTGCGCGATGCCGACAAATATTCGCGGCTGCGCGACTTCGGCCTTGCCCTGCCAAAACTGCGCAAGCAACTGGAAGCCCTGCTGGAGGCGCCGGGTTTCAGCCGCGACAAGGTCATGGCCACAGTCATCACCTTGCTCGACGCAACGCTGATCCGCGTCGGCAACACTCAATATGCACGGGACAACCGTTCCTATGGCCTGACCACCCTGCGCAACCGGCACGTCGAGGTGAATGGCAGTGCAATCCTGTTCCAGTTTCGCGGCAAGAGTGGCGTCGAACACCAGATCACCGTGAAAGACCGGCGCCTGGCGCGGATCATCAAGCGCTGCCTGGAAATCCCCGGGCAAAACCTGTTTCAGTACCTCGACGAAAACGGCGAGCGACACACCGTTACTTCCTCCGACGTGAATGCCTACCTGCAAACCCTCACCGGCGCCGATTTTACCGCCAAGGACTACCGCACCTGGGCCGGCAGCGCACTGGCGTTGGCGGTGTTGCGCGAACTGCATTGGGAGCCGGAATCCGACGCCAAGCGACATGTGGTGGAGATGGTCAAGAACGTCGCCAAACAACTGGGCAACACCCCGGCGGTGTGCCGCAAGTGCTACATCCACCCGGCGGTTCTGGATGGATTTTTGCTCGGCGCCTTGGCTGAGCTGCCCCGGCCACGGGTGCGCAAAGGACTCAGGGCCGAAGAGGTCGGGCTCGCGATCTTTCTCGAGAAAATGGTCGCCGCTGCCGAAAAATCGTGA